The genomic DNA TAGCCGGAGTCATATCCTGGCGGAAAATATCGCCAAGTGGGGAAATCCGAATTGCGTCGTGACGAACAACGATCCGAAAGAGATCGGCCGCCTTACGCATTTCTTTGACGTGATCGTCGCCGACGTGCCCTGTTCCGGCGAAGGTATGTTTCGCAAAGATACCGACAGTACAGGCGAATGGAGCATCGCGAACGTCGCGCTCTGTGCCGGACGCGGGCGCCGCATCATCCACGACATCTGGAACGCGCTGAAACCCGGCGGTCTGCTGATCTATAGCACCTGTACCTACAACACGGAGGAGGATGAAGAGAACGTCCATCATATAACGGAAGAACTGGGAGCCGAAGCACTGCCCATCCCCGCCGTAAAGGACGAATGGCAGATCACCGGCCCGTTGAAATATAACCATCCGGTCTATCGTTTTTTCCCGCACAAGACCAAGGGCGAAGGTTTCTTCCTCGCCGCCCTGCGCAAAGCGGATGGCGAAGCGGAAGAGATTCGATTCAAAAACAAGAATAAAAAAGAAAAGGGGAAAACGGCTCCTGCCATCCCGAAAGCTGTCAAATCCTTTCTGTCGGACACGTCTTCTTTTTCACCCGAATGGAGCGGTAGTATCCTCAGGATGCTCCCCGAATCCGTCCGGGGGGCCTATCCCCTGCTTCGTGAGCACCTGCGCATTCTTTCGGCCGGCATCTGTATCGGCGAGGCGAAAGGAAAAGATTTCATCCCTGCCGAGGAGCTCGCACTCAGCACGGCTCTGCGTCCGGATGCTTTTCCCGTGGCTGATTTAGATTGGGACGATGCGATCCGGTATCTGAAAAAAGAAGCCCTGCTCCTACCCGCCGGTACAGAGAAAGGCTACGTATTGGTCCGTCACAAAAAGTTTCCGCTCGGCTTCGCCAAACATCTCGGCAACCGCGCCAACAACCTCTACCCGCAGGAATGGCGCATCCGCACGGGGTATATACCGGAACAGGTGAAGACGTTCGAATAATGTTGCACAACATAATAAAAAAGATTGTCATTCAAGAGGTTCATCCCAATAATAAACAGTAATTTTATACCGAACAAAATATAAACAGTATGGCAACAAAAAGCCACAAATGCACAGACAAATTCATGACACCAGGTAACACAATGGAGGTCGTTCAGGCGAGACGGTACTTTTTTTAGTTTTCCAAATAAGAGTTCTCTTTTATTCACATAAATTCTAAATCTTATGAAAACAACTATTTTACAATCATTATTCAAAATTGCCTTGCTACTATTCGGCATGGTGGTCGGGGTCGGATGCGACGATTCGGACAATCCGGATAATAGAATACAAGAGGGGATAGAAATTTCCGGCATACTAACAAAAACCGTAGAAAACGGTACAGAGATCAAGTACCCAACGGAGATAACCCCCTTCTTGACCTTAAGAAAAGATCTCACATTCGAAGGAGATGCCGTGTGCAACAGCATCAAAGGAGACTACAAATACAGTGCAGACAATGGGCAATTCAAAATCGAAGGTTTGATAGCGACTGAACTTGGATGTACATCCCCGCATCATGAAGCCGAAACAATGTATCTCGATTATTTCAGGAAAATCTCTTCCTTCAAGCAAGACAGGGAAAATGTCAGGTTCTATTTCGGGGAAAATAGCTATTTGGAGTATAAATCAATATCTGAAAAAAAATGAAAACAACAAGAACTTTTATCATCGTTTTAACCTTTGCCTGCGTTTCACTATTGGTAAATGCACAACTCAGTACAAATGAATTACCATTCTCATTCAGAGTGGAAAATCAACATTTATTCATACAAAAGAACGCACAAATAAACTCCTATAAAGCACTACTTCCCAAAACGGTTGAAGAATTGAATACGGAAGATCAAGAAAACGAAGGAGACAATGAAAATGTACCACCTCGTTTTGGCTATCCTATACCTGTCAATGGGATATGACCAATGCTGGCAACTGGACTGTACTAACAAATGGAGACAAACTCTGGACAATGGAAATATCATCACCGAATGCTCTTTCCATAAACTTATTGTATGACAAATTCTGGTTGCCAGAAGGAACTAGTCTGTTTTTATACAGTAAAGACAAAAAACAATATATGGGTGGCTTTACTTCTATTAATAATAAAGGAGACTCCATTAATCTAAAAGGTTTTGCAACTGGTATTATTCAAGGAAGTAATGTCATTTTAGAATATTATCAACCTGCACATATCTCGCAAACCGCTATAATATCAATATGCAATGTTGTACATGGATATAAACCAATCGTTGCACCTGCAATCCTAACTCGTTCATTCGGAGGATCTGGCAATTGCCAAGTAAACATTAACTGTCCAGAAGGTGAAGATTGGCAAAAAGAAAAAAGAGCTATAGCTTTAATAGTAGTAAATGGATTCCGATATGCAACAGGAGCACTTCTTAACACAACGGCTAACGATAAGCGGCCAATCTTTTTAACAGCAGATCATTGTCTCGGAGGATGGGGCAATTATAATATAAAATATGATGCTGTAACAAATCCAAACTTAAATCATTACATGTTCTATTGGAATTATGAAAGTCCCTCATGTTCTCGTGGAGGAAGCGAACCCCAAATCCTATCGACTTCCGGAGCAACCATATTGGCAAATAATGAATATTCCGATTTTGCACTATTATCCTTAAATGAAGATCCAAAGAATCTTTCCGGTTATGACCCTTATTATTTAGGTTGGGATAGAATAACGTCTTTAAGTTCCACCGGAGTTGTCGGTATCCACCACCCAAGTGGTGATGTTAAGAAAATAGCGACATCGTTTAACCTGCCGGCAAATACTACTCCATATTGGCGTGTTAATTGGAGTCAAACAACAAACGGTTTTTCCGTAACAGAAGGAGGTTCTTCCGGATCACCTCTATTGACAAGAAATACACATCGAGTCATCGGCCAATTATTTGGTGGTTCAGATATCAACTGCAATAATCCTGCAGCAGACTATGCTATCTACGGCCAATTTCATCTTTCTTGGGATTACGGAACCAATCCTCAACGTCGTCTGAAAGACTGGCTTGATCCTAATAACACGGGAGCCCAATTCGTAGATGGCATCCCTGTTCCAGAACCGGAGCCAGACCCAGATCCTTATGTTATCCATATAAATGGCAGTTTTTATCAACTGAATTGCCCGTTATTAGAAAATCAAAAAGTAACTGTCGACCACTGGGGCGGTGCTTACGACGTTTGTAAAAACCAAGAAGTTGTTTTGGAATTTACTTCCAACAAAAAGAATCTGACATGCAGTTTATGGGACGGAACAGGCCCATTCTATCTGCAATACTTTCCACGAGGAGATTACTACACACTTTCTTGTACACCACAAAGCGATATATTCGAACTTTCCTTCACAGACGGGAATATAACTGAATATATAGCTTTTGAAACACAGGACTATTATACGATCTCTTATAGCAACTCATCTCAACTAATACAAATAGACATTAATGAGGATATGGCAAGAATGAAAAACAGCAGTTCATACAAAGTTGCGATTTATAATCAGACAGGCTCATTAATGAAACAGGTCTCTATGGCAAATAAAACAATCTCCATAAATACTACGGAGTTTCCCAATGGAATTTATTTCATACACCTCATGGATAACACAGGTGAAAAGATCGGTTCGAAGAAGATATCAATCAGCCACTAATCTTAATAAAAGGAAGGGGGGAAAACATTATCCATCTTCTCCCCTCC from Parabacteroides merdae ATCC 43184 includes the following:
- a CDS encoding methyltransferase RsmF C-terminal domain-like protein yields the protein MALPIDFITRTRALLGNEFDSFEAALQADVPVSIRINEKKGAPIPAADTPDNRVAWCDTGYYLPERLSFTFDPLFHAGAYYVQEASSMFLEQVIRSHVKTPVRCLDLCAAPGGKSTHLAACLPEGSLLVSNEVIRSRSHILAENIAKWGNPNCVVTNNDPKEIGRLTHFFDVIVADVPCSGEGMFRKDTDSTGEWSIANVALCAGRGRRIIHDIWNALKPGGLLIYSTCTYNTEEDEENVHHITEELGAEALPIPAVKDEWQITGPLKYNHPVYRFFPHKTKGEGFFLAALRKADGEAEEIRFKNKNKKEKGKTAPAIPKAVKSFLSDTSSFSPEWSGSILRMLPESVRGAYPLLREHLRILSAGICIGEAKGKDFIPAEELALSTALRPDAFPVADLDWDDAIRYLKKEALLLPAGTEKGYVLVRHKKFPLGFAKHLGNRANNLYPQEWRIRTGYIPEQVKTFE
- a CDS encoding T9SS type A sorting domain-containing protein, whose amino-acid sequence is MEISSPNALSINLLYDKFWLPEGTSLFLYSKDKKQYMGGFTSINNKGDSINLKGFATGIIQGSNVILEYYQPAHISQTAIISICNVVHGYKPIVAPAILTRSFGGSGNCQVNINCPEGEDWQKEKRAIALIVVNGFRYATGALLNTTANDKRPIFLTADHCLGGWGNYNIKYDAVTNPNLNHYMFYWNYESPSCSRGGSEPQILSTSGATILANNEYSDFALLSLNEDPKNLSGYDPYYLGWDRITSLSSTGVVGIHHPSGDVKKIATSFNLPANTTPYWRVNWSQTTNGFSVTEGGSSGSPLLTRNTHRVIGQLFGGSDINCNNPAADYAIYGQFHLSWDYGTNPQRRLKDWLDPNNTGAQFVDGIPVPEPEPDPDPYVIHINGSFYQLNCPLLENQKVTVDHWGGAYDVCKNQEVVLEFTSNKKNLTCSLWDGTGPFYLQYFPRGDYYTLSCTPQSDIFELSFTDGNITEYIAFETQDYYTISYSNSSQLIQIDINEDMARMKNSSSYKVAIYNQTGSLMKQVSMANKTISINTTEFPNGIYFIHLMDNTGEKIGSKKISISH
- a CDS encoding META domain-containing protein → MKTTILQSLFKIALLLFGMVVGVGCDDSDNPDNRIQEGIEISGILTKTVENGTEIKYPTEITPFLTLRKDLTFEGDAVCNSIKGDYKYSADNGQFKIEGLIATELGCTSPHHEAETMYLDYFRKISSFKQDRENVRFYFGENSYLEYKSISEKK